From the genome of bacterium:
CTCGTAGCGAGCGAGGGCACCGTCGTCGCAGCGGCAATCGCGTACGCCGGAGCCGTACCATCCACATCGGCAGGGCTGCGTTGCCTTCTTGCCATTCCATCGAGCGACCCGTAAGTGCCCGAAACCAAAGGGAGCTTCGAGGGAAGCCAAGACCTTGGGCGAGCACGTCAAGGCCAAGCGGCTTGAAGCTGGCCTTCACCAGGCAGAACTCGCAGCTCAACTCGAGGTGGACGAGTTCACCGTTCTGAACTGGGAGAACGGCCACACGATGCCCAGGGTCAGCTACTACAGCCGCATTGTGACCTTTCTCGGCTACGACCCCATCGGTGAAGGCGAGACACTCCCGGAGAAGATGAAGGCCTACCGGAGGCGTGAGGGCTTTGACCAGAGGGAGGCTGGCCAGCGCATCGGCGTGGACGAGGGGACGTGGCGAGCATGGGAGACCGGGAGGCGAGTCCCCAACTCGATCAATGAGGTTCGGCTTCACCGGTTGTTTCAACCAGACATACACCCCGAGCCCCCTGGGGGCTCTAGCTTCGGCGCGAATGTGAGGCAGTGGCGAATCGAAGCAGGGCTCTCGCAACGACGCCTCGCCAAGCTCCTCGGAGTCCAT
Proteins encoded in this window:
- a CDS encoding helix-turn-helix domain-containing protein, with product MGEHVKAKRLEAGLHQAELAAQLEVDEFTVLNWENGHTMPRVSYYSRIVTFLGYDPIGEGETLPEKMKAYRRREGFDQREAGQRIGVDEGTWRAWETGRRVPNSINEVRLHRLFQPDIHPEPPGGSSFGANVRQWRIEAGLSQRRLAKLLGVHATTIRAWELGHRLPPDSRRREVAVLLEQDPGGPAR